Proteins from a genomic interval of Methanoplanus endosymbiosus:
- a CDS encoding PDDEXK nuclease domain-containing protein: MNKESDDHKSQNQRTSRGRTREGAIFPIPAEKNILPEDYGEIFEDIKKRIKSERINVTLKANAAMVMLYWDIGNVILTRQKKEGWGAKIIDRLSHDLKVAFPDMTGLSPRNLKYMRKFASAWPKREIVQEHLAQITWYHNLALLEKCDEPQIRLWYAHRTIENGWSRNILAIQIKNQLHERQGKALNNFKNLLPPEDSDMAAQIFKDPYLFDFLGTADPRKEREVEQALIDHVQNFLLEMGTGFAFVGKQVLLEVGESDFYLDLLFYHLKLRCFVVVELKAVPFEPAFVGQLNMYLSAVDDLLRHPDDNRTIGLLLCRSKNRLVAEYSLRGFNSPMGVADWETELTEKLPEDLMGSLPSIEEIEAELKDKI, encoded by the coding sequence GTGAATAAGGAATCAGATGATCATAAATCACAAAATCAGAGGACTTCAAGGGGTCGCACCAGAGAGGGAGCTATTTTTCCAATTCCAGCAGAAAAAAACATCCTGCCGGAGGACTATGGAGAAATATTTGAAGACATTAAGAAAAGAATCAAATCTGAACGAATTAATGTTACACTCAAAGCAAACGCTGCCATGGTAATGCTTTACTGGGACATTGGGAATGTAATCCTGACCCGCCAGAAAAAAGAAGGATGGGGAGCAAAAATAATTGACCGCCTGTCACATGACCTGAAAGTCGCCTTTCCTGATATGACTGGCTTATCTCCCAGAAATCTCAAATATATGCGAAAATTTGCCAGTGCCTGGCCAAAGCGTGAAATTGTGCAAGAGCATCTTGCACAAATTACCTGGTATCACAATCTTGCTCTGTTGGAAAAATGTGATGAGCCACAGATAAGACTGTGGTATGCACACAGAACCATCGAAAACGGATGGAGTCGGAATATTCTGGCCATTCAGATCAAAAATCAACTGCATGAACGCCAAGGTAAAGCACTTAATAATTTCAAAAATTTACTTCCTCCAGAAGATTCAGATATGGCGGCACAGATATTTAAGGATCCGTATCTCTTTGATTTCCTGGGTACCGCTGATCCACGCAAAGAGCGTGAGGTTGAACAGGCCCTTATAGATCACGTTCAAAATTTTCTCCTCGAAATGGGTACAGGATTTGCATTTGTAGGAAAACAGGTACTACTGGAAGTTGGCGAAAGTGATTTTTACTTAGATCTGCTTTTTTACCACCTAAAACTGCGTTGTTTTGTAGTCGTTGAATTAAAAGCAGTACCGTTTGAACCAGCTTTTGTTGGCCAGCTTAATATGTATCTCTCCGCTGTCGATGACCTGCTTCGACATCCGGATGACAACAGAACCATAGGTCTTCTACTTTGCAGAAGTAAAAACAGGCTTGTTGCAGAGTATTCTTTGAGAGGATTTAACAGTCCAATGGGTGTTGCCGATTGGGAAACTGAATTAACTGAAAAACTTCCGGAAGATTTAATGGGCAGTCTCCCATCAATTGAAGAAATTGAAGCTGAACTGAAAGATAAAATTTAA
- a CDS encoding ATP-binding protein, whose translation MSQQMSVPEFIDRNDEMEFLTGHYNSRIPELIIIYGRRRVGKTTLISRFLKNLPGFYFMASEEGQASNIRDFADVAGDYLRDPDFKRANYPDWQALFKSLISHRNFSPDSGERVVIVIDEFSYLISKDKGVPSAFQKIWDLILSDENIMLILSGSSVSTMETEVLGYKSPLYGRRTGQWQVEPLFYPYIRKFLPYSEEELIMVWSVIGGVPAYLRLFNPEITLWENILQQMLSKGSYLYLEAEILLHYEFREAGNYISILRALSSGFTTLSSVCQQTGLDKSMVSKYLSVLAGIHLIVDEMPVTAHAGYRKRHYRILDPYLNFWFAVVYPHRMEIETKKGSEVLESARAELPVYFGKMFENLCMEIIQNGFFFEDMRFSKLGRWWFKENEIDIVGFDESSDKALFCECKWMNLSEMKARGILKSLTKKSPLVEWKNQKRSEVYALIAKEISGKENLRAEGYRLFDLEDLRELSRSYLSGWK comes from the coding sequence ATGTCTCAACAAATGTCTGTGCCGGAGTTTATTGACCGGAATGATGAGATGGAGTTCTTAACCGGTCATTATAATTCCAGAATTCCGGAACTGATAATAATATACGGCAGGAGAAGGGTTGGCAAGACTACTCTAATCTCCCGTTTTCTCAAAAACCTTCCGGGCTTTTATTTCATGGCTTCGGAGGAGGGACAGGCCTCAAATATCCGTGATTTTGCAGATGTCGCAGGTGATTACCTCAGAGATCCGGACTTTAAAAGAGCAAATTATCCTGACTGGCAGGCTCTGTTTAAATCCCTTATCAGCCACAGAAATTTCAGTCCTGATTCCGGTGAGAGGGTTGTAATTGTAATTGATGAGTTCTCATATCTTATTTCAAAAGATAAAGGTGTTCCATCTGCGTTTCAGAAGATCTGGGATCTGATACTTTCAGATGAAAATATAATGCTTATACTCTCCGGATCTTCAGTCAGCACGATGGAAACTGAGGTGCTGGGTTACAAAAGTCCGCTGTACGGCAGGAGAACAGGGCAGTGGCAGGTCGAGCCTCTCTTTTATCCGTATATCCGGAAATTTCTGCCTTACAGTGAGGAGGAACTTATAATGGTCTGGTCTGTTATCGGTGGTGTTCCGGCATATCTCAGGCTGTTTAATCCGGAAATTACCTTGTGGGAGAACATTTTACAGCAGATGCTAAGCAAGGGTTCATACCTGTACCTTGAGGCCGAGATCCTGCTGCACTATGAATTTCGTGAAGCAGGGAATTACATTTCAATTCTTCGTGCTCTCTCATCCGGATTTACAACTCTTTCATCAGTCTGTCAGCAGACCGGGCTTGATAAGAGTATGGTGTCGAAATATCTCTCGGTTCTGGCAGGTATTCATCTCATTGTGGATGAGATGCCTGTAACTGCACATGCAGGCTACCGGAAGAGGCACTACAGGATTTTAGATCCATACCTTAACTTCTGGTTTGCAGTTGTCTATCCACACAGGATGGAGATTGAAACAAAAAAAGGATCTGAAGTCTTAGAGTCAGCCAGGGCTGAGTTGCCTGTCTACTTTGGGAAAATGTTTGAGAATTTATGTATGGAAATTATACAAAACGGATTTTTCTTTGAGGATATGCGTTTTTCAAAACTGGGGCGATGGTGGTTTAAGGAGAATGAGATTGATATTGTCGGATTTGATGAATCGTCAGACAAAGCACTGTTCTGTGAGTGCAAATGGATGAATCTCTCTGAGATGAAAGCGAGGGGAATATTAAAATCACTAACCAAAAAATCACCCCTTGTTGAATGGAAAAACCAGAAGAGATCTGAAGTATATGCTCTCATAGCAAAGGAGATTTCCGGTAAGGAAAATCTTAGAGCAGAAGGATATCGTCTCTTTGATCTGGAGGATTTAAGGGAATTAAGCAGATCTTATCTTTCCGGCTGGAAGTGA
- a CDS encoding STAS/SEC14 domain-containing protein has protein sequence MITKLPESSGRNVGFMVHGKLTGEDYRETLIPAMEEALKNHEKINILFRMESFRGWTAHAAWDDFVNWPKVRAVRKMAIVFDGEWDEFMSWLFKSMASLFGWKY, from the coding sequence ATGATAACCAAACTGCCTGAGAGTTCAGGAAGAAATGTGGGGTTTATGGTTCATGGGAAACTGACTGGTGAGGACTACAGGGAGACACTCATTCCTGCAATGGAAGAAGCACTTAAAAACCATGAAAAAATTAATATTCTCTTCCGGATGGAGAGTTTCAGAGGATGGACAGCCCATGCAGCCTGGGATGACTTTGTTAACTGGCCGAAAGTCCGGGCAGTCCGAAAGATGGCTATTGTATTTGACGGAGAATGGGACGAATTTATGAGCTGGCTCTTTAAATCTATGGCGTCATTATTCGGTTGGAAATATTGA
- a CDS encoding transposase: protein MVAVGLLRFLFDFQRDEIRTILLSRGISISTGEISNLSKELLLRFYALHKRHMPQMKSFFEREGGAKLHLDGTGEAGNEIVFMAKDGDTGITMDAQIIPTESKKYVKIFLNNLKSLLGDPIVIVRDMSKQIRDAAFEIFPDVKHQICQYHFVKNLGKTIFKTRYSTFRKDIVKMRILSQIKKMKGDLSAIKHHGSEKDIFFAEQKWIILAIEHLLICRERSSNYPFGLPYFEIMNRILDVQIMAHKILEWNMAHKVNVCEIKEFSEKLDDITNNAGINSQYSKIQKIWEWFEKVRITLRVGRHLSQNGSDMITTNAQNMRDDFEIILNAIDIDGVTKGGELLRGARQITNNCRKHMDELFVEVKDTFGNVVDIMRDNNIEERGHRWSRMHIRRRTGRNRTTNEMAQYGALMAIFSNLENETYVREILYDIKDFIREIQDITAEEISSASELVRPYAHKEIVHSDSKRLEYLEEFINLLEGGRSAEKWLSKFNISNRIMTP, encoded by the coding sequence ATGGTTGCTGTTGGTTTATTGCGATTTCTTTTTGATTTCCAAAGAGATGAAATAAGAACCATTCTTTTATCTCGAGGAATTAGTATTTCAACTGGTGAAATATCTAATCTGTCTAAAGAGCTTTTGTTAAGGTTCTATGCTCTGCACAAAAGACATATGCCTCAAATGAAGTCCTTTTTTGAGAGAGAAGGTGGCGCAAAGCTTCACCTGGATGGGACCGGAGAAGCAGGAAATGAAATTGTTTTTATGGCAAAGGACGGGGATACAGGAATTACAATGGATGCCCAAATTATACCAACAGAGAGCAAAAAATATGTTAAAATCTTCCTGAATAACTTAAAATCACTATTGGGGGACCCAATAGTCATTGTTAGAGATATGAGCAAGCAGATTCGAGATGCAGCATTTGAGATTTTTCCTGACGTAAAGCACCAAATTTGTCAGTATCACTTCGTTAAAAATCTTGGTAAAACCATTTTTAAAACCAGATACTCTACTTTTCGCAAAGATATTGTGAAAATGAGGATCCTAAGTCAAATCAAGAAAATGAAAGGGGACCTCAGTGCAATAAAACATCATGGTTCTGAAAAAGATATATTCTTCGCAGAGCAAAAATGGATTATTCTTGCTATAGAGCATCTTCTTATCTGCCGTGAAAGGAGTTCAAATTACCCATTTGGTTTACCCTACTTTGAAATAATGAATAGAATTTTAGATGTCCAAATAATGGCCCACAAAATATTAGAATGGAATATGGCCCATAAAGTTAACGTATGTGAAATTAAGGAGTTTTCTGAAAAATTAGATGATATCACAAACAATGCAGGCATAAACTCCCAATATTCTAAAATTCAAAAGATATGGGAATGGTTTGAGAAAGTGAGGATTACTTTAAGGGTTGGCAGGCACTTAAGTCAAAATGGAAGTGATATGATAACCACAAATGCTCAAAATATGAGAGACGATTTTGAGATCATTCTGAATGCCATTGACATAGATGGAGTAACCAAAGGGGGCGAATTACTCCGCGGAGCAAGGCAAATAACAAACAACTGCAGAAAACACATGGATGAACTTTTTGTGGAAGTAAAAGACACATTTGGTAATGTAGTTGACATTATGAGAGATAATAATATTGAAGAACGCGGCCATAGGTGGAGTAGAATGCACATACGAAGACGAACCGGAAGAAATAGAACTACAAACGAAATGGCACAATATGGTGCACTAATGGCCATTTTCTCAAACCTTGAGAATGAAACTTATGTGAGAGAAATTCTCTATGACATAAAAGATTTTATTCGAGAGATACAGGATATTACAGCTGAAGAGATCAGCAGTGCAAGTGAACTGGTGAGGCCATATGCACATAAAGAAATTGTACATTCTGACAGTAAGAGATTGGAGTATTTGGAAGAATTCATAAACTTGCTTGAAGGTGGACGTTCAGCTGAAAAATGGCTATCAAAATTCAATATTTCCAACCGAATAATGACGCCATAG
- a CDS encoding DNA adenine methylase: MIHSMGTAKLVDENTFLYFDPPYRPLNKTSSFNSYAKGGFTDDDQRRLAAFFRMCSEKSAKVMLSNSDPKNNSPDDNFFDDLYSDFSIERVPARRMINSDAGSRGAINEIVVTNYKPEIPEIVEEEEPKKSVTATEKAKASANTTSGDFS; the protein is encoded by the coding sequence ATGATTCATAGTATGGGCACTGCAAAACTTGTGGATGAGAATACCTTTCTGTATTTTGATCCCCCGTACCGCCCACTGAATAAGACATCAAGCTTCAACAGCTATGCAAAGGGCGGATTTACTGATGACGATCAGAGAAGGCTTGCAGCATTTTTCAGGATGTGCAGTGAAAAGTCTGCAAAGGTCATGCTCAGCAATTCCGACCCAAAGAACAATTCTCCGGATGACAACTTCTTTGACGATCTTTACAGTGATTTCAGTATAGAAAGGGTGCCTGCAAGGCGGATGATTAACTCAGATGCCGGTTCAAGGGGTGCCATTAATGAAATTGTTGTAACTAATTATAAGCCTGAAATTCCGGAAATTGTGGAGGAAGAAGAGCCGAAAAAATCTGTAACTGCAACGGAGAAAGCAAAAGCGTCTGCCAACACAACGTCTGGGGATTTCTCTTAA
- a CDS encoding type II restriction enzyme yields MAKSKKTKTEIAWGHLFEKYNILQEVERYGKYIISADEIREFREPRLMAKFDHSINLPDLFINNNLSILPITRGNYIISHINTYHKFEVIEKEVLHIEVPSHIQSLTPQNIKGESIALNFALISGVFEDFLEDSELCPTVCGRMGTDKFSFEISSTIKADTNVQIQVENSQIEIDAAYEGINYLTLIEAKCDISDDFLIRQIYYPYRVWKDKVDKEIKLVFLVYSNSVFSLYEYAFDNPNHYNSLKLKKQKDYSIEDMSISVSEIEKISSSVTSVEEPKVPFPQADNFKCIINLCELLMKEDLNKEDITNKYAFDNRQTDYYTNAGRYLGIIGKKQVNGERRYFLTAEGFRYLKLPYKQRQLEYVRCILSHELFNEILISYFKTGEMPEKSVIVDFMKKYKLYNINSDSTYFRRSSTVESWISWIVCLINYNDS; encoded by the coding sequence ATGGCTAAGTCAAAGAAAACAAAAACCGAGATCGCTTGGGGACATTTGTTTGAAAAATATAATATCCTACAGGAAGTTGAGAGATATGGGAAATATATTATTTCTGCTGATGAGATACGTGAGTTCCGAGAACCCCGATTGATGGCAAAGTTTGACCATAGTATCAATTTACCTGATTTATTTATTAATAATAATCTTTCGATTCTGCCAATTACTCGTGGGAATTACATAATATCTCATATCAATACTTATCATAAGTTTGAGGTCATCGAAAAAGAGGTTCTTCACATAGAAGTCCCATCCCATATCCAAAGTTTAACTCCTCAAAATATCAAAGGTGAAAGTATTGCTCTAAATTTTGCTTTAATTTCAGGTGTTTTTGAGGACTTTTTAGAAGATTCTGAATTATGTCCTACTGTTTGCGGTAGAATGGGAACAGATAAATTTAGTTTTGAAATTTCAAGTACAATTAAAGCAGACACTAATGTTCAAATTCAAGTGGAAAACTCACAAATTGAGATAGATGCGGCATATGAAGGCATAAATTATCTAACTCTTATTGAAGCAAAATGTGATATATCTGATGATTTTTTAATAAGACAGATTTATTACCCGTATAGAGTCTGGAAGGATAAGGTAGATAAGGAAATTAAACTGGTTTTTTTGGTTTATTCCAATAGTGTTTTCAGTTTATACGAATACGCCTTTGATAATCCAAACCATTATAATTCACTTAAACTGAAAAAGCAGAAAGATTACTCCATTGAGGATATGAGTATTAGTGTAAGTGAGATAGAGAAAATATCTTCTTCAGTAACGAGTGTTGAGGAACCAAAGGTACCTTTTCCGCAAGCAGATAATTTCAAATGTATTATCAATCTGTGTGAATTACTAATGAAAGAAGACCTCAATAAGGAAGATATTACAAATAAATATGCCTTTGACAATCGACAAACTGATTATTATACTAATGCCGGAAGATATTTAGGAATTATTGGAAAAAAACAGGTTAATGGAGAAAGAAGATATTTTTTAACTGCTGAAGGTTTTCGTTATCTAAAACTTCCATACAAGCAAAGGCAGCTTGAATATGTAAGATGTATTCTTTCTCATGAATTATTTAATGAGATATTAATATCATATTTTAAAACAGGTGAGATGCCAGAGAAATCTGTAATTGTAGATTTTATGAAAAAATACAAATTATATAATATTAATTCAGACTCTACTTATTTTAGGCGCTCTTCTACAGTCGAAAGTTGGATTAGTTGGATTGTTTGTTTGATAAATTATAATGATTCATAG
- a CDS encoding DNA adenine methylase, with translation MKKNKLVMPILKWVGGKRQLLNEITEMMPKRIVSYCEPFVGGGAVLFYLQPKKAIVNDLNSELINVYNVIMDDIEELIIDLQKHNNESDYFYQVRDLDRDKNLYVELSNVEKASRMIFLNKTCYNGLFRVNRSGEFNTPFGRYKNPNIVNEPVLRALNKYFQKSEICFSSKDYFEVLSNIPKNTFVYLDPPYDPVSGTANFTGYNKGGFDRDEQIRLRDACNYLNDNGIKFLLSNSATDFIKELYVDYDINVVKAKRVINSVASKRGEIEEVLIKNYG, from the coding sequence ATGAAAAAAAATAAACTCGTAATGCCAATCCTCAAATGGGTCGGAGGGAAACGTCAGTTATTAAATGAAATAACTGAGATGATGCCAAAGAGAATAGTTTCATATTGTGAACCATTTGTAGGAGGGGGAGCAGTTTTGTTTTATCTTCAACCTAAGAAAGCAATTGTTAATGATCTCAATTCAGAATTAATTAATGTTTATAATGTAATTATGGATGATATTGAGGAGTTGATCATTGATTTACAGAAACATAATAATGAATCTGACTATTTTTATCAGGTTCGAGATTTGGATCGGGATAAGAATCTGTATGTTGAGCTATCCAATGTAGAAAAAGCTTCTCGGATGATATTCCTTAACAAAACCTGTTATAATGGTCTTTTTAGAGTTAATAGATCAGGTGAATTCAATACTCCTTTTGGTAGGTATAAAAATCCCAATATTGTGAATGAGCCGGTGTTAAGGGCTTTAAATAAGTACTTTCAAAAATCAGAGATTTGCTTTTCAAGTAAAGATTATTTTGAAGTACTAAGTAATATCCCAAAAAATACCTTTGTTTACTTGGATCCGCCATATGATCCAGTGTCTGGAACTGCAAATTTTACAGGTTATAATAAGGGTGGATTTGATCGTGATGAGCAGATCAGGTTAAGAGATGCTTGTAATTATCTTAATGATAATGGAATCAAGTTTTTACTTTCAAACTCAGCAACTGATTTTATTAAAGAATTATATGTGGATTATGATATTAATGTCGTGAAAGCAAAACGTGTTATTAATTCTGTAGCTTCAAAAAGAGGTGAGATTGAGGAGGTATTGATTAAAAATTATGGCTAA
- a CDS encoding GNAT family N-acetyltransferase, which produces MTDIVHIAVEKITEKSFPDFISLIKELAEYEKLAPPDGDAILRLKEDAFSENPKYEAYLAFNGKIPVGYITFYFTYSTFLAKPTLYLEDIFVSKDYRKMGIGGMLFDFCRNVAKERGCGRMDWTVLTWNKPSIDFYENRGGKKQDWYLYRINGDSL; this is translated from the coding sequence ATGACAGATATTGTGCATATTGCGGTAGAAAAGATAACAGAGAAGAGTTTTCCTGATTTTATATCTCTGATAAAGGAGCTTGCAGAATACGAAAAACTAGCTCCGCCGGATGGAGATGCGATCTTACGCCTGAAAGAGGATGCCTTTTCAGAAAACCCAAAATATGAGGCATATCTGGCCTTTAATGGCAAAATTCCGGTGGGCTACATCACATTCTACTTCACCTACTCGACATTTCTTGCAAAACCAACCCTGTACCTTGAGGACATATTTGTATCGAAGGATTACAGAAAGATGGGTATTGGTGGTATGCTCTTTGATTTCTGCCGGAATGTTGCAAAAGAGAGGGGCTGCGGGAGAATGGACTGGACTGTTCTTACATGGAATAAGCCTTCAATAGATTTCTATGAAAACAGGGGCGGGAAGAAGCAGGACTGGTACCTGTATCGCATCAATGGGGATTCCCTCTGA
- a CDS encoding C-GCAxxG-C-C family protein translates to MDDKTETEDIISHKNTGETISQKNSGEMKYQNRVERALNNFSSGYNCAQSTLSAFAEDFGVKEEDAINYATGFGSGMATGRICGVCTGADMAIGLYTRDIPDIHERKKVAYALAKEFLERFEEVHGAVNCIDLLGYDHTDLEEEEKQPIEKRPKTVCRKFIGDAIVILSEIVEKHKERKEEQI, encoded by the coding sequence ATGGATGATAAAACTGAGACTGAAGATATAATCTCACATAAAAATACCGGAGAAACAATATCACAGAAAAATAGTGGTGAAATGAAATACCAAAACAGGGTTGAGAGAGCCTTAAACAACTTCTCATCCGGATATAACTGTGCACAGTCCACCCTCAGTGCATTTGCAGAGGATTTCGGCGTTAAGGAGGAGGATGCCATAAACTACGCAACAGGTTTTGGAAGCGGGATGGCAACCGGAAGAATATGCGGAGTCTGCACTGGTGCCGATATGGCTATCGGACTTTACACCAGAGATATTCCGGACATACATGAGAGAAAGAAGGTGGCATACGCACTCGCAAAGGAATTCCTGGAGAGGTTTGAAGAAGTTCACGGTGCAGTGAACTGCATAGATCTTCTTGGATATGACCATACAGACCTGGAGGAAGAAGAAAAGCAGCCTATAGAGAAGAGGCCAAAGACCGTGTGCCGGAAATTCATCGGAGATGCAATTGTAATCCTGAGTGAAATTGTTGAGAAGCATAAAGAAAGAAAAGAAGAACAGATATGA
- a CDS encoding ion transporter: MKGTTEVKKIRRMVYGVMSESAPENPLKKIFNYLMFLVITVNIIFVNLETIPNLSSAILNLFYAFYGLSMLIFVAEYILRVWFSVEDERYKYSIKGRIKYILSPYAIIDLLVLIPFLIPDLIPADYKTNALRLLKLFIILKLIRYSQSLQGITKVFCSKKKELAMLIYMLFFLLVLVSTLMYYVENKAQPESFSSIPATMWWGVITLTTVGYGDMYPITPLGKILGALVAILGIGLFALPAGILASGFYEQFSDKKEEEEKMEDNQENEKDPGTTDKDRSGNEPQYNNSDDPDINMIKCPDCGAEIMLTVNKR, from the coding sequence ATGAAAGGAACCACTGAGGTAAAAAAGATACGAAGAATGGTTTACGGTGTGATGTCTGAGAGTGCACCGGAAAATCCCTTAAAGAAGATATTCAATTACCTGATGTTTCTTGTAATTACAGTCAATATTATCTTTGTAAACCTTGAAACAATTCCAAACCTCTCCTCAGCCATCCTAAACCTGTTCTATGCTTTTTACGGACTCTCAATGCTCATATTCGTTGCCGAATATATCCTGAGAGTCTGGTTCTCAGTTGAGGATGAGAGATATAAATACTCCATAAAGGGCCGGATAAAATACATACTCTCACCATATGCAATTATTGATCTCCTTGTATTAATCCCGTTCCTGATACCCGACCTAATCCCGGCAGACTACAAGACAAACGCCTTAAGGCTCTTAAAACTCTTCATAATACTCAAGCTAATCAGGTATTCACAGTCACTGCAGGGTATTACAAAGGTATTCTGCTCAAAGAAAAAAGAGCTTGCAATGCTCATCTACATGCTCTTTTTCCTCCTGGTGCTCGTCTCAACCCTGATGTACTATGTAGAAAACAAGGCCCAGCCGGAGAGCTTCTCAAGTATTCCGGCAACCATGTGGTGGGGAGTAATCACACTTACAACAGTCGGCTACGGAGATATGTATCCCATAACCCCGCTTGGAAAAATACTTGGTGCACTTGTTGCAATACTCGGAATCGGACTCTTCGCCCTTCCGGCCGGTATTCTCGCCTCCGGGTTCTATGAGCAGTTTTCAGATAAAAAAGAAGAAGAAGAAAAGATGGAAGATAATCAGGAAAATGAAAAAGACCCCGGCACCACAGATAAAGACAGATCCGGGAATGAACCTCAATACAATAATTCAGACGACCCGGATATAAATATGATTAAATGCCCGGACTGTGGTGCGGAAATCATGCTGACGGTGAATAAGAGATGA
- the ilvD gene encoding dihydroxy-acid dehydratase yields the protein MRSDEVKSGYARAPNRSLIRALGITENEMHKPFIGVANSWNNIVPGHINLRMVAERVREGIAAEGGVPFEFNTIGICDGIAMGHEGMRYSLPSRENIADSVELMIQAHRFDGIVCICTCDKIVPGMLMAAARCNIPAIVVTGGNMLPGYHEGCEVSLTDVFEGVGKVAAGSMTEDELFEIECDAMPGCGSCQGLYTANTMACMTEAMGMSLPGCAAIPAVDAAKMRIAYETGRRSVQLVKDDIKPRDIITMESMRNAVRVDMALGGSTNTVLHLMAIATEAKLPFTLDDFNKVGDVVPHICAMQPGGPHSMQTLHRSGGIPGVFKQIDRYLEDTMTVSGISVQAIADSVKYVDSKVIKSPDSPVHEGGGLRILKGSLAPSGGVIKCAAVNDDMWKHKGPARVFEGEMDAMDAILAKKICEGDVIVIRYEGPKGGPGMPEMLSPTSALMGLGYTKVALITDGRFSGGTRGPCIGHVAPEAAVGGPIGIVREGDEIEIDLFERRLDLNISGDEMKNRLDNFTPLKKDLKGVLARYSKMVGQADKGAVTE from the coding sequence ATGAGAAGTGACGAAGTCAAATCCGGGTATGCACGTGCACCCAACAGGTCACTGATCCGTGCCCTTGGAATCACTGAAAATGAGATGCATAAGCCGTTTATTGGTGTTGCAAACTCATGGAATAACATAGTTCCGGGCCACATCAACCTCCGGATGGTTGCCGAGAGGGTGCGTGAGGGTATTGCAGCAGAGGGCGGTGTTCCGTTTGAGTTCAATACAATAGGCATCTGTGACGGAATTGCAATGGGCCATGAGGGTATGAGGTATTCACTTCCTTCAAGGGAGAATATTGCTGATTCTGTTGAACTGATGATTCAGGCACACAGGTTTGACGGAATTGTCTGCATCTGCACCTGTGATAAGATTGTGCCGGGTATGCTGATGGCAGCCGCACGGTGCAATATTCCTGCAATTGTTGTTACCGGAGGCAATATGCTTCCGGGTTATCATGAGGGCTGTGAGGTCTCGCTGACTGATGTCTTTGAGGGTGTCGGAAAGGTCGCAGCCGGAAGTATGACTGAGGATGAGCTTTTTGAGATTGAGTGCGATGCAATGCCCGGATGCGGAAGCTGTCAGGGGCTTTATACTGCCAATACTATGGCCTGCATGACTGAGGCTATGGGTATGTCCCTTCCGGGATGTGCTGCAATTCCGGCGGTTGATGCCGCAAAGATGAGGATTGCCTATGAGACCGGCAGGAGATCGGTTCAGCTTGTGAAGGATGACATTAAGCCGCGGGATATCATTACGATGGAGAGTATGAGGAATGCCGTCAGGGTTGATATGGCGCTTGGCGGTTCGACAAATACTGTTCTTCATCTTATGGCTATTGCAACCGAGGCAAAACTTCCGTTCACTCTTGATGATTTCAATAAGGTTGGGGATGTTGTGCCGCATATCTGTGCGATGCAGCCCGGAGGGCCGCATTCGATGCAGACTCTGCACAGGTCAGGCGGTATTCCAGGCGTTTTTAAGCAGATTGACAGGTACCTTGAGGATACTATGACAGTGTCTGGTATCTCTGTACAGGCGATTGCTGATTCTGTCAAATATGTGGATTCAAAGGTCATAAAAAGCCCTGATTCTCCGGTTCATGAGGGTGGTGGGCTTAGAATCCTGAAAGGCAGCCTTGCACCTTCCGGTGGTGTCATCAAATGTGCGGCTGTGAACGATGATATGTGGAAGCACAAAGGGCCGGCAAGGGTATTTGAGGGCGAGATGGATGCAATGGATGCAATTCTTGCTAAGAAGATATGTGAGGGAGATGTCATTGTTATCAGGTATGAAGGGCCAAAGGGAGGGCCGGGAATGCCTGAGATGCTCTCACCTACGTCTGCTCTGATGGGTCTTGGCTATACAAAGGTTGCACTTATTACTGACGGCAGGTTTTCAGGCGGAACGAGAGGGCCGTGTATCGGCCATGTGGCTCCGGAAGCGGCTGTTGGTGGGCCAATTGGTATTGTCAGGGAAGGCGATGAGATTGAGATCGATCTCTTTGAGAGGAGGCTTGATCTGAATATTTCCGGGGATGAGATGAAGAACCGTCTTGATAATTTTACGCCTTTAAAGAAAGATCTCAAAGGTGTTTTAGCCAGATATTCTAAGATGGTCGGACAGGCTGACAAGGGAGCCGTTACTGAATAA